Part of the Acidobacteriota bacterium genome, GCCGGGACGGTTGCCTACGCCGGTGATTTGCGCGGATACGGAAATTTCGTTATTATCAATCACGATAATCAGTACTACACGACCTATGCCGGCCTGGGCACGGTGCTGGTCTCACAGGGGCAGCACGTTCAGGGGCAGGCCAGCGTTGGCACTGCCGCCGGTGACGGTCTGGTGAAGTTTGAGATCCGAAAAGGCAGTGAGCCGCAGGATCCGGTGAAGTGGATTCGCTTTGAATCACTTTGATCCCGTAAAGATTCAACCCAGGGCGTGGTCGATCCTGTCGCGTTCGTTCAGTGCGGGGCGGGTCGCCTCCACCTATCTTTTTTACGGGCCCGACGGGCTGGGCCACTGGCCGCTTGCCGTTTCCTTTGCGGCTCTTCTCAATTGCCTCGAACCGGCCGGTGACGGCGAGTCCGGGCTGGTGACCCCCTGCGCGCGGTGTCGACACTGCCGGAACATTTTCGCACTGAATTTCGAGGGGCTCTATTTCGCCCTGCCTATCCGTTCGCACAAGAGCAGCGACGAGATGATTGAGTTGACCGGCGAGGTGCTCCAGGAGAAGCGCGAGGAACCCTTCAGGATAGTCCTGTCGCCCTCTCCGACCAGTATCCCCATCAGGATGGCGCGCGATATCAAGAAGGCGCTGTCGCTCAAGGGGGGAGAGGGGATCACCCGGGTGGTGCTGTTTTATCGGATGGAGAAGATGAAAGCCTCCTCGGCGGACGCCCTGCTCAAGCTCATCGAGGAGCCGTCGAGCAACACGGTGATCATTTTGACGGCGACCAGGCCGGACACGCTCCTGGCCACCATTCAGTCGCGGGCGCAGAAGGTCCGCCTTGACGGAATCAGCGAATCCGCCGCCGTGGCCTATCTGGCGTCGAAGTACGGCACCCGTGAGGATCGCGCCCGGCTGGTCGTGCGGTTGTCCCAGGGCAACATCGGTAAGGCCATTGCCATGACCGATGATACCGATGAGCCGGACAGTTCTCGCAGGGCGGTCGGCTTTCTCTTGTTCAGGTCGCTTTTCACGGAGACCAGGCCGGCCGCCATCGCGCTGTTGACCAAACTGATCAGTCCGAATGATCGCTCCGCCGCAGAGGAGCTTCTCGTGCTCTGGCAGTCGTTGCTTCGCGACTGTGCATACTACGCCGCTACCGGCGACGGCGACGCGTTGGTCAATATTGACTTCGCGTCGGAACTGATAAAGATCGCCCGTTTCTTTGAACGCACGCAGCTTGCCGTGCACATGACGGCCGCAGTCAAAAATGCCCTTGCCGATCTGTACCTCAATGTGCATATTCAAACGGCGCTGGCCGCATTGGTGCTTACTCTCAAGTCACGTATACCGGTAGCCGGTTAACCGGGAGCCGGCGCGAAGGAAAAGGACCTCGATGGCGGAATTGTATCTGATAGAGTTCAAGGGATCGCGAAAAGAGTACTTCTACAACACGTACTACCACTCGCTCAAACCGTCCGACATGGTCGTTATACAGGCGGAACAGGGCGAAGACGTGGGTGTCCTTTCGAAAAAGATCGAGGTTGACATCAATTTCACCGGGGCGGCAAGGCCGCGGTCGATTCTTCGTCCGGCAGGCCCGGAGGACAGGGCGCGACACGAGGACCTGCGGCGCCGGGAGGTCGAATGTAAGGTGGAGATCGTCAGGCTGGCCAAGAAGCACGGTCTGACGATGAAGATTGTCGATGTGGAGTACCAGTTTGACGGCAGCAAGATCACGTTCTATTTCACGGCCGACCACCGGGTGGACTTCAGAGCCCTGGTGCGCGATCTGGCGGCGCGGTACAGAACACGCATCGAGTTGCGCCAGATCGGCGTCCGCGACGAGGCGCGGCGGATCGGCGGCCTGGGTATCTGCGGATTGCAGCAGTGCTGTAATTCCCATATCCGCGAATTTGCGCCGATTTCCACCCAGCACGCCCGCGAGCAGGATCTCTCGCTTAACCCGGCCAAGATCTCCGGCAACTGCGGAAGGCTGCTGTGCTGCCTGCGCTACGAGGCGGAGCAGTACGCCGCGGTCAGGCAGATGTTCCCGTCCGTGGGAACGCGGATCAGGTCGCGCAAGGGTACCGGCACGATCGACCGGCTCGACGTGTTCACCGATGAGGCCGTGGTAGTCGATGACGAACGTGTGCAGTTCCGCGTGGGTGCCGACGATATCCTCGGCGTCGAGGAGGAAGGGACGCCGGCGGCTCGTCCGGACCGGGGCGGTTCAACGGGCCGCTATCGGGACGACGCTGAAGAAAGCGGCATTAGTGCCGATGAACTCGACGAAAGTGAAGACGTCAACAGTTGATGACTATCCGGGAGCAGCACCGTGCCCAAGCCGATTTACATAACCACTCCGATCTATTACGTCAATGATCGCCCGCATATCGGGCATGCGTACACCTCGATTGCGGCGGACCTTCTGGCGCGCTTTTACCGCCTCGCCGGCCGCCAGGCTTTCTTTTTGACCGGCACCGACGAGCACGGCTCGAACGTTGCCGAGGCGGCCGAAGCCGCCGGAATGTCGGAAATCGCCTTCTGTGATCGAACGGTGGAAACGTTCAAGTCCGCGTGGAAGAATCTTGACGTCGAGTGCGACTACTTCATTCGTACCACCTCCGAGCGTCACTTGCAGGCCGTTCGGAAAATACTCGACGCCATGCGGAACGCCAGGACCGACGACGGCCAGGAGGTCGTGTACTCCGGCTACTACGAAGGTCTGTACTGCTCCGGCTGTGAAAAGTTCATAACGGAGAAGGAACTGGTCGACGGGAAGTGTCCCGATCACGGGCGTGCGCCCGAGAAAATCAGGGAAAAGAACTACTTCTTTCGTCTCACCGCCTTCGCCAAGAGTATACGCGAGAAGATCGAGTCCGGCGAGCTGCGCATTCTTCCCGAAGAGCGCCGCCGCGAAGTGCTGGGGCTGATCGACCAGGGCCTGCCCGATTTCTCGCTTTCCCGTGAGAGGGTCAAATGGGGTGTCCCTCTATCGTTTGATCCCAGCCAGGTGGCCTACGTCTGGGTGGATGCCCTGTCCAACTACATCTCGGCCATCGGATATGCCGACGACGAAAAGTCGTTCGACAAGTGGTGGAACAACAGTGAGATTGTTCACCTGATGGCCAAGGATATCCTCAAGTTCCACTGCCTGTACTGGCCGGCCATGCTGCTGGCGGTCGGCCTTAAGCTGCCCGACACCATTTTCCTTCACGGGTTCTTCACCGTCGACGGTACCCGGATGTCCAAGACGCTCGGCAATACCATCGACCCCAACGACATGGCGGCCCGGTTCGGCCCGGACGGAACGCGGTACCTGCTGCTGACGCAGTACCCGTTCGGCATCGACGGCGATATTCAGGCCAGCCGCTTCGTCACCCAGTACAATGCCGACCTGGCGAACGACCTGGGCAATCTCGTCTCCCGCGTGGGCAAGATGATTACGGCGAATTTCGACGGCCGGCTGCCCGGCCCATGTCGGGAGATTGACGGGCTCGATGAACTGATGCAGCGGGCCGAGCGCGCCCCCGGTGCCGCCTACGAGCATATCAAGCACTTCCGCCTGAGTCACGCCGTCGCGGAGGGGATAAGCCTGGTGCGGGCCGCCAACAAGTTCTTCAATGACACCGCTCCGTGGGTGCTCGCCCGCGACGGCAAGCGGGAACAGCTTGGCGGTGTTCTCTATGCGTGTTGCGAAGTCATTCGAATTGTCTCCATCATTCTGTACCCCATCATGCCCCGGAAGATGAAGGAGGTTCGGGCAATCCTGTCGCTGGACGACGGCACGCTGAGCCTCGAGGACGCGCAGCGGTTCTTCGAGCTCCAGGCCGGCGCCGCGGTGTCGGTTGACAAACCCGTGTTCCCGAGGCTTGACGCGCGAGTCGCGGACGGCATGAAAGCCGCACGTGGTAACTCGGACGACCAGGCTCAGGACAACCTGGTGGACATTTCAGAGTTTGCCCGGCTGGAGTTGCAGGTGGCCGAGGTCCTGAAGGCCGAACCGGTCAAGGGCGCCGACCGGCTGCTCAAACTGCAGATCAACCTTGGTGACGAGCAACGGCAGATTGTGGCCGGGATAGCCCAGTTCTACAGTCCGGACAAGATCACGGGCATGAAGATCATCGTCGTCACCAACCTGAAGCCGGCGGTCATCCGCGGTATCGAATCGAACGGGATGCTGCTGGCGGCCACCAAGGGGGAGCGTCTCGCGCTGATTGTGCCTGAGAGTGACCTGCCGCCCGGCGCCAGGGTCAGTTGATGATCGATTCTCACTGTCATCTCGATTTTGACGCATATGACGGCCGCCGCGACGCAGTGATTGACGAGGCCGAGAGGGCAGGCGTGCATACCCTGATCACGATCGGCGTCGACCTGGACTCGTCCCGCCGCGCCGTGCAGATTGCCGAGAAACATACGTCGGTGTACGCAACCGTCGGTATCCACCCGCACGATGCCCGCACGTTCGACGACGAGACCGTGACAGAACTCAGGGAACTGTCGGAATCCGAAAAGGTGGTGGGCATCGGAGAGATCGGCCTCGATTACTATCGCGACCTCTCACCCCGTCCGGTCCAGGAGCGGGTTTTTCGCCGCCAGCTGGAGCTGGCGGCCGAACTGCGCCTTCCCGTAGTCATTCACACGCGCAACGCCTTCGCGGAGACGGTGGCAATCGTCCGTGAGTATGCCGGGCGGCTGGCCGGGGGGGTCTTTCACTGTTTCCCCGGTGACGCCCGGGACGCCGGCACCGTATGTGACCTCGGGTTCGTGGTATCCGTGGGCGGCACCATAACCTACAGAAACTCGCGTATGGCCCGGATGGCGGCCAAGGTGCCGCTCGACAGAATGATCATGGAAACCGATTCACCGTTTCTGACGCCTGAGCCGTACCGGGGCAAACCGAATCAGCCCGCGTACGTTTCGTTCGTTTGCGAGAAGCTGGCCGAACTGCAGAACGTGAGCCGAACGGAGGTGGCGCGCGTCACTGACCGGGTGTGCCGCAAACTGTTTCGTCTTGGCGAGACATTCGAGGGGTAAGCGGTGGCGGCTTATCGTCCCAAGAAGCGACTGGGCCAGCATTTTCTTAGATCGCCGCACGTAATCCAGAGTATCCTTGATCTGTTGCAGTGCGGCCCGGACACGCGGCTGGTCGAGGTCGGCCCCGGACGCGGTGCGCTGACCCGCCCCCTGGCCGAAACCGGAGCCCGGCTGGTCGCCGTGGAATTCGACCGCGATCTCATTGGCTACCTTCACAAGCTCGTGGGGCGTCTGCCCAACGTCGAGATCGTCAACGCGGATTTCCTCACCTTCGAGCCGGACGAGACGTCCCTGCCCACGTTTTCCCTGGTCGGCAACCTCCCGTACAACATCACCACGCCCGTGCTCGACTGGTGTATTATCTATCGCCGGCGGCTGGTCCGGGCCGTCCTGATGGTGCAGAGAGAACTGGGTGCGCGTATAGCCGCCGGACCGCACACGCGGGACTGGTCACCCCTGGCGATCTGCACGCAGCTTCATTTCAAGGTGGAGCGCCGTTTTGACGTTCCGCCCGACAGCTTCAGGCCGGTGCCGCGCGTCTCGTCCACCGTTATCGAGCTGCTGCCGATCGCCACGACCGTCGATATCGACCTTTCGCTGGTGAGTCGGGTCGTGCGGGCTTCCTTTGGGCACAGGCGCAAGCTGCTCGTAAACAATCTGGTGCCGGACGTCATCGGCTCTGCCGAGATCGCGAAGCAGGTATTGTCGGACCTGTCACTGCCGGCTACCTGTCGTGCCGAGGAACTGTCGATCGCCCAATTTTTGCAATTGACTCGGTATCTGGTCGCGCATAACATACTGCCAGTGGAGTAGATTCGTAGTGGTGCCGTACTGCCGGCACCGAAGTTTCGTTGGCCGGGATGACACTCTGGGAGACATGATGGCACTCTTGACGGTAAGCCTTGACCAGGTGGGGGCTCTTCGCGACGCCCGAAAGCTCATGGAGCCGGATCCGGTGCAGGCGGCGGTGCTGGCGGAACTCGCGGGCGCGAACGGCCTGGCGGTCCAGCTTCGGCGCGATCGCAGGTACATCCGTGATCGTGACCTGTACATGCTTCGCGAGGCCGTGAAGACCAGACTGACGATTGAAATGGCCCCGGTGGATGAAAACGTCGAGAAGGCGCTCGAAGTCAAGCCGTCCATGGTCAGCCTGGTCGCCGACTACGCGGACACCGACACACCGGTGGCCGGTATCGATTTCGACAACCCGATGGTGGATTTCAGCGACATTGCGCTTCGGCTCAAGGGGGTCGGTATCGGCGTCTGCTTTTTCGTCGAGCCGGATGCGGATGCCGTGCGGGGAGCGGCCCGGGCGGGGGCCACGGTCGTGATGCTAAACTGCGGCGGTTTCACCCAGGCGCGGACGCTCGAAGAGGCTCAGCAGGAGCTTGACCGAATCGATCGGGCCGCTCAGGCTGCTGCTAAGGCCGGATTGCCCGTTCACGCCGCACGTGGTGTCGGCTATAACAACGTGTCACCGTTGCGCGAACTAAACCTGATCGACGATTTCGTGGTGGGTCATGCCATCGTCTCACGGGCCGTTCTGTGCGGGTTCGACCGGGCAGTCCGTGATATGCTCCGCCTGATCGGACCGCGATCGCTGCCGGCGTGATGTCTTACCCGTCAAACCCGCCGGATTGCGAGCGCCTGCGCATCGTCGTCCCGGGGGAATTAGGTCCTCAGCGCCTTGACCGGTACCTCGCTGAGCATCCCGATCTCGCGCTCTCCCGCACACGGATTCAGAAGCTTATTGTAGACGGCGGCGTGTCTGTCAACGGGCAGGCGGTTGACAAGAAGCACAAGCTGACGGGGGGAGAGGTTGTCGAGTTGACTGTACCCCCTCCGGAACCCACGACGCTGGTGCCCGAGAATATCCCGCTGGACATTGTCTTCGAAGACGAACACCTCCTGGTGGTCAACAAGCCGCCGGGCCTGGTGACACATCCGGCAGCCGGGAATTATACCGGAACGCTGGCAAACGCGCTGGCCTACCATTTCGGCCGGCTGGCCGGTGCCCCCGGTGCGGATCGTCCGGGTATAGTGCACCGGCTGGACAAGAACACGTCGGGACTGCTGGTGGTAGCCCGCAACGACCACGCCTATGCCTCGCTGCAACAGGCTATCCAGTCAAGGGAGCTCAGGCGGACCTACCTGGCGGTGGTGTGCGGCCATATGCGCAAGGACAGCGGGACTATTGATCTGCCGGTGGGGCGTTCCGTCCGCGACCGCAGGAAGATGTCCGTCACCGACCGGCACAGCCGCCCGGCCGTGACTGGTTACACGGTGACAGAGCGATTCCGTTCCTACGATCTCCTTGATGTGCTGCTGCAAACGGGGCGGACTCACCAGATTCGCGTTCATTTTTCTCATCTCGGACATCCGGTTCTGGGTGATCCGGATTACGGGGGGCGGCAAAAATGGCACCGAGGAATTTTCGGCCCGGAGCGACCTCTGGCCAGGGAGATTCTGTCCCTGCTTGGCCGCCAGGCGCTGCACGCCCGGAGGCTGGAGTTTGTCCACCCGTCCACCGGCGAAGCGTTACAGTTCGATTCGGAACCGCCGGAAGATATTCAGGTCGTTCTGCGCCTGCTCGACGAAAGAGGGCGCTGATTCAGCCTTTGCCGATAGGCCGGACTGTCGCCCGGTTGAATGCGCCGTCTCCGTAGTCGACTTTCCGGGCGCTCCCGTCGAGCGGCTGTTGACATATCCGTCCGGGGCGGATACATTGGCCCTGTGTCTGATTCCCATGCCAACGATAAACTGGATTACGCCAAGGCGGGAGTTGACCTGAAAGCCGGTCAGGATGCCGTCGAGAGGATAAAGGCGCTGGCGCGCAAGACGTTTGGGGCCGGGGTCCTTTCGGAAATCGGCGCCTTCGGCGGTTTCTTCAAACCGGACCTTGCCGGCCTTGCGTCGCCGGTTCTTGTCTCCTCGGCCGACGGCGTGGGCACCAAGCTGAAGCTGGCCTTCATGACCGGCAGGCACGACACGGTCGGCGAGGATCTGGTCAACCATTGCGTCAACGATATTCTGGTGCACGGTGCCCGGGCTTTGTTCTTCCTTGACTACATCGCCACCGGCAGGCTGGAGCCGAGCATAGTTACGAAGGTGGTTGAAGGTCTCAGCCGGGGCTGCCAGGCCAACGGCGTGGCCCTGCTCGGCGGCGAGACGGCGGAGATGCCCGGCTTCTACCGGCTCAACGAGTACGACCTGGCCGGGTTCATCGTCGGCGTGGTGGACGAGAAAAAGATCGTCAGCGGTGCGACGATCGCCGAGGGAGACGTGTGCATCGGCCTGCCCTCCAACGGTCTGCACACCAACGGGTACACCCTGGCTCGCAAGATCGTCTTTGACGTTGCCGGCCTGAAACCGGATGATGTCGTGGATGAACTCGGCGCGAGCGTGGCCGAGGCGCTCATGAAGGTGCATACCTGCTACGCCGGTGTCATTCATCCCCTGCTGGATTTGGTCGACGTTCACGGCATGGCGCACATCACGGGCGGAGGCATTCCCGGCAACCTGAGACGGGTTATCCCCGACGGCCTGTCGGCCGAGATCGTCAGGGACGGCTGGCCGGTGCCGCCGGTGTTCGAGTTTCTCATGCGGGCCGGCAACGTATCCCTTGACGAAATGTATTCCGTGTTCAACATGGGCATCGGGTTCATACTTGTGGCTGCCGCCCGGGATGCCGATAAGATTAAGGCGGCCGTGTTCGCCGCCGGAGCGACCGCTTTCCCCATTGGCCGGATCGTCACCGGTGACGATAAGGTCAGGCTGGTGAAACCATGATGGTGCTGCTCGTGATAATGGACGGCTGGGGCCTGCGTCAGGCCACTCCTGACAACGCGGTGGCCGCAGCGCATACGCCGGTATACGACGAACTCCTCATGTCCTCGCCGTTCGCCGTTCTCGAGGGTTCAGGGCCGGCGGTCGGCCTTCCGGAAGGGCAGATGGGCAACAGCGAGGTGGGGCATCTCAACCTGGGCGGCGGGCGCATCGTGTATCAGGACATAACCCGCATCGACAAGGCCATCGAGACCGGCGAATTCTTCAGCAATGACGTTCTCAGCGCCGCCATGGAGCGTGCCGCCGAGGAAGGCCGCGCCGTGCACTTGTTCGGGCTTGTCTCCGACGGCAACGTGCATTCATCGTTGAATCACCTGTACGCCCTGGTTGAACTGGCCCGGCAGAAGAACGTCAGTGACGTCTTTCTGCACGCCTTCACCGACGGTCGTGATACGCCGCCGACGTCGGGCCAGTTCCACATGGCCGAGGTCCTGCGCAAGTTCGGCGAAATCGGACTCGGCAAAGTGGCGACCATCGGCGGGCGCTACTACGGAATGGACCGCGACCGGCGATGGGATCGAACTGACCGCGCATACCGCGCGATTGTCTATGGCCAGGGGGAGAAGTTCGAAGATCCGGTCGAGGCTATTCGGGCCTCGTACGCCAAGCAGGTAACGGATGAATTCATCGTGCCGCTGGTTATTGACCACGGTAATCCGGAAGTCGGCCGGCTGAACGACCGTGACGTGGCGATCATGTTCAACTTCCGGGCCGACCGGATGCGCCAACTGGCCTATTTCCTCTGCGGTCATGAGATTAAGGGCTATATCCACTACCGCATTCCCGACGCCGAACTGATCACCATGACCAACTTCGACAAGCGGATGTACGAGGCCAAGGTGGCTTTTCACTCCATGGCGCTCAGCAGCATTTTGGGGGAAGTGCTGTCCAACCGCGGCCTGAGACAACTGCGCACCGCCGAGACGGAGAAATACGCACACATCACCTTCTTCTTCAACGGTGGTGTCGAAGCCCCGTTCAAGGGTGAAGACCGGGACATGATCGCCTCACCCATGATACCGACATATGACATGCAACCGGAGATGTCGTTGGATGAGGTAACCGACAACGCCATTCGGAGAATGAGTTCCAACGATTACGCGTTCGTGCTGCTCAACTACGCCAATTGTGACATGGTCGGTCATACCGGCGTCTTCGAGGCGGCCAAAAGAGCCGTAGAAGCCGTCGACGCCGGAGTGGGGCGGCTCCTCAAGGAGGTGAAGCGCCAGAACGGTGTGGCCATTATCACGGCCGACCACGGCAACGCCGAGCAGATGATTGACCCTGAGACCGGAGGGCCGTGGACGGCTCACACCACCAACCCGGTGCCCTGTATCCTGTACGACCCCGCCGGGCAGTTGCGGAAACGATTCGGCCCGGACCCGGTCAGGCTTCGCGAGAAGGGGATCCTGGCCGACATTGCTCCCACCATACTCGACATCGTCGGCATTGACATACCGACGGAGATGACCGGGACGTCATTAATCGTGCGAGGTTAGTCGTCTGCTGAGTCTTTTTCGATATATAGCCCGTCTCCTTGTTCCGCCCGACATTGAGATCCGTAAGCGGCGTTTCGAACTGACCGTCTGGGCCTTTCTCCTTTCGCTCTCGTTCTATCCCGGCCACCTGGGATTCCTGGCCTGGTTCTCGCTGGTTCGTCCCGTAGTGATAATCGCCCGACTGAGGGGACGACCGGCCTTCACCGCCGCCTACTTCTTCGCCTTTATCTTCAATGCCTTCTCCCTGTACTGGGTGGCGCTGGTGACTCCGCCCGGCACCGCGGCTGCCGTCGTCATCGTCTCCTTTTACTATACGGCCGTGCTGGTGATTTTCAACCGCCTGCACCACCGGCGGCCGCTTTATGGAGCTATTGCTCTGCCTTTCCTCTGGGTCGGCATGGAGTTTTTCCGGACGCTTTCGCAGTTTGCCTTTCCCTGGTCGGATCTGGGTTATTCGCAGGCGGACTACCTGTACGTGTTGCAGATCGTCTCGATCATATCAGTGCACGGCCTGTCGTTTCTCATCGTGACAGTGAACGTCCTGCTGTGGCAGGTGTTTCGCCGGGGGCTGTCGGGCGAACGGCGGATCACGTGCGGCTTGATATCGGGGGCGGTCGTCCTGTTGCTGGTGGCTTACGGCTGGGCCGTCATGCCGCCGTACCCGGTCGCGGGCACGTTCAAGGTTGCCGTGCTGCAGGGGTCGGTGCCGCTGCATGAGAAATGGGCGAGGGCCAACGAGGATTACAGCCTTCAGCTTTATGATTCCCTTGCCCGGTCGATCGGTGACAGCGCCGTAAAGCTCTACATCTGGCCGGAGACGGCGGCGCCGTCGTACCTCTCTCACAGCCCGAGCGACCGGCAGGTGGTCGGCGCCACGGCCCGCGCCACGGGAGCATATCATCTGGTCGGGGCGCTGGGCGCCTCGATGGTCGGCCGTGAACCGCGGCACTACAACTCCTGCTACCAGTTCAATCCCGAAGGCTACATGGAAGCCCGGTATGACAAGGTGAGGCTGGTGCCGTTTTCCGAACAGGTACCGTACCAGAGCTACCTGCCGTTTCTTCGCAGGGAGGTCCTGTCGAAGTACCTGACGTTCATCGAAACCTACGACGTGCAATGGTGGTCCGATTTCCACCCCGGCGATTCGCTGGTCCTGTACGAGCTACCGGACGCCCGTTACGCCGTGCTGATCTGCTTCGAATCAACATTCCCCAATTACGCCCGTGAGGCTATCCGCAAGGGCGCGGACTTCATCGTCGGTATCACCAACGACACCTGGTTCGGCCACTCGGTGGGCGTCTACATGCATTCGCGCATTCTCCTGACGCGGGCGGTCGAGAATCGTTGCTGGATGGCTCGTGCCGCCAACAGCGGGATAAGCTACATTGTGGACGGGTACGGGCGGATCAGGGGAGAACTGCGTCTCGATGAGGTGGCCGGTCTCGTCGGCGGCATCGAGATGCTGGACGGCCGCTCAGTCTTCACCCGAATCGGTGACGTCGTCGGGCTTGCCTCGTTCTTGATAACGCTCGCAACGATCGGTATATTGCTGTTACTATGGATTTTCAGAAGGGTATTTCCGGCCGCTTCCTCCTGGCGCTGACCGTCCTGGTGCTTGGCGGCGTATCGACCTTGCGTCCCTTCGGCTGGGAAACGATTACCTCGTTCAAGGACGTACGGCGGATGCGCGTGATCGACGATACGCTCTTCCTGGCTACTTCCGGAGGAATCCTGGCCGTCACCGACCCGCTGGTGCCGGGCCTTATGTACACGAATCTCGACGGTCTCGGCACGGCGGACATCACGGATATCATCGTTGACGCCGAGGGCCAGAAATGGGTGACCGGCTACGGGCAGTTCGTGCGGTTCGGCGGCCCTTCTCCCGAGCGGTTTCCCACGCTGCCGGTGTACGGGATGTTGAACCTGTGCTGCGTGGTTGATGACGGTGACGGCCTCTGGCTTGGCAGCGACAGTGGCCTTATTCTGTTCACCAAAGCGGGCGTGGCCGGGGCGGGATTCGCGGACAAGTATCCAATCACATTGGTGAACCCGTTCCCCCCGGTGTACGACATCTGGCTCGAAGACAGCCTGATATGGCTGGCTACGGGCAACGGGCTGGCCTTCGCCGACCGTCGCGAACCCGACCTGCTGAAGGCACCGGCGAACTGGACGGTTTTCGATGTTGCCTCCAACCCGGAACTGGCCACGAGCGTGATACGCCGCGTGACGCGCTATGAGGATTCCCTGTATGTGATCACCGGCGGCGGCGCATTTCATATGAGCATTGACGGCGCCGATACTTCCTTCACGGAATCTCCGTTCGCTTCCTCGCAGAC contains:
- the ricT gene encoding regulatory iron-sulfur-containing complex subunit RicT, yielding MAELYLIEFKGSRKEYFYNTYYHSLKPSDMVVIQAEQGEDVGVLSKKIEVDINFTGAARPRSILRPAGPEDRARHEDLRRREVECKVEIVRLAKKHGLTMKIVDVEYQFDGSKITFYFTADHRVDFRALVRDLAARYRTRIELRQIGVRDEARRIGGLGICGLQQCCNSHIREFAPISTQHAREQDLSLNPAKISGNCGRLLCCLRYEAEQYAAVRQMFPSVGTRIRSRKGTGTIDRLDVFTDEAVVVDDERVQFRVGADDILGVEEEGTPAARPDRGGSTGRYRDDAEESGISADELDESEDVNS
- the metG gene encoding methionine--tRNA ligase, producing MPKPIYITTPIYYVNDRPHIGHAYTSIAADLLARFYRLAGRQAFFLTGTDEHGSNVAEAAEAAGMSEIAFCDRTVETFKSAWKNLDVECDYFIRTTSERHLQAVRKILDAMRNARTDDGQEVVYSGYYEGLYCSGCEKFITEKELVDGKCPDHGRAPEKIREKNYFFRLTAFAKSIREKIESGELRILPEERRREVLGLIDQGLPDFSLSRERVKWGVPLSFDPSQVAYVWVDALSNYISAIGYADDEKSFDKWWNNSEIVHLMAKDILKFHCLYWPAMLLAVGLKLPDTIFLHGFFTVDGTRMSKTLGNTIDPNDMAARFGPDGTRYLLLTQYPFGIDGDIQASRFVTQYNADLANDLGNLVSRVGKMITANFDGRLPGPCREIDGLDELMQRAERAPGAAYEHIKHFRLSHAVAEGISLVRAANKFFNDTAPWVLARDGKREQLGGVLYACCEVIRIVSIILYPIMPRKMKEVRAILSLDDGTLSLEDAQRFFELQAGAAVSVDKPVFPRLDARVADGMKAARGNSDDQAQDNLVDISEFARLELQVAEVLKAEPVKGADRLLKLQINLGDEQRQIVAGIAQFYSPDKITGMKIIVVTNLKPAVIRGIESNGMLLAATKGERLALIVPESDLPPGARVS
- a CDS encoding TatD family hydrolase, with protein sequence MIDSHCHLDFDAYDGRRDAVIDEAERAGVHTLITIGVDLDSSRRAVQIAEKHTSVYATVGIHPHDARTFDDETVTELRELSESEKVVGIGEIGLDYYRDLSPRPVQERVFRRQLELAAELRLPVVIHTRNAFAETVAIVREYAGRLAGGVFHCFPGDARDAGTVCDLGFVVSVGGTITYRNSRMARMAAKVPLDRMIMETDSPFLTPEPYRGKPNQPAYVSFVCEKLAELQNVSRTEVARVTDRVCRKLFRLGETFEG
- the rsmA gene encoding 16S rRNA (adenine(1518)-N(6)/adenine(1519)-N(6))-dimethyltransferase RsmA produces the protein MAAYRPKKRLGQHFLRSPHVIQSILDLLQCGPDTRLVEVGPGRGALTRPLAETGARLVAVEFDRDLIGYLHKLVGRLPNVEIVNADFLTFEPDETSLPTFSLVGNLPYNITTPVLDWCIIYRRRLVRAVLMVQRELGARIAAGPHTRDWSPLAICTQLHFKVERRFDVPPDSFRPVPRVSSTVIELLPIATTVDIDLSLVSRVVRASFGHRRKLLVNNLVPDVIGSAEIAKQVLSDLSLPATCRAEELSIAQFLQLTRYLVAHNILPVE
- a CDS encoding pyridoxine 5'-phosphate synthase, with translation MALLTVSLDQVGALRDARKLMEPDPVQAAVLAELAGANGLAVQLRRDRRYIRDRDLYMLREAVKTRLTIEMAPVDENVEKALEVKPSMVSLVADYADTDTPVAGIDFDNPMVDFSDIALRLKGVGIGVCFFVEPDADAVRGAARAGATVVMLNCGGFTQARTLEEAQQELDRIDRAAQAAAKAGLPVHAARGVGYNNVSPLRELNLIDDFVVGHAIVSRAVLCGFDRAVRDMLRLIGPRSLPA
- a CDS encoding RluA family pseudouridine synthase, with translation MSYPSNPPDCERLRIVVPGELGPQRLDRYLAEHPDLALSRTRIQKLIVDGGVSVNGQAVDKKHKLTGGEVVELTVPPPEPTTLVPENIPLDIVFEDEHLLVVNKPPGLVTHPAAGNYTGTLANALAYHFGRLAGAPGADRPGIVHRLDKNTSGLLVVARNDHAYASLQQAIQSRELRRTYLAVVCGHMRKDSGTIDLPVGRSVRDRRKMSVTDRHSRPAVTGYTVTERFRSYDLLDVLLQTGRTHQIRVHFSHLGHPVLGDPDYGGRQKWHRGIFGPERPLAREILSLLGRQALHARRLEFVHPSTGEALQFDSEPPEDIQVVLRLLDERGR
- the purM gene encoding phosphoribosylformylglycinamidine cyclo-ligase, with product MSDSHANDKLDYAKAGVDLKAGQDAVERIKALARKTFGAGVLSEIGAFGGFFKPDLAGLASPVLVSSADGVGTKLKLAFMTGRHDTVGEDLVNHCVNDILVHGARALFFLDYIATGRLEPSIVTKVVEGLSRGCQANGVALLGGETAEMPGFYRLNEYDLAGFIVGVVDEKKIVSGATIAEGDVCIGLPSNGLHTNGYTLARKIVFDVAGLKPDDVVDELGASVAEALMKVHTCYAGVIHPLLDLVDVHGMAHITGGGIPGNLRRVIPDGLSAEIVRDGWPVPPVFEFLMRAGNVSLDEMYSVFNMGIGFILVAAARDADKIKAAVFAAGATAFPIGRIVTGDDKVRLVKP